Proteins found in one Silene latifolia isolate original U9 population unplaced genomic scaffold, ASM4854445v1 scaffold_122, whole genome shotgun sequence genomic segment:
- the LOC141637601 gene encoding uncharacterized protein LOC141637601 encodes MKPNKYFKKFMKDIVATIKEEEAWQARWAEELPLVLWGDRTTPKTSTGHTPYSLVYGGEEVIPAEVHIPTSRYSLNNVETNANLMQDNLALTEELRDSARIRMTSYQQTTARSYNKNVRIRVFKEGDLVLRKVFPNKKEKSAGKLAPAWEGPYLIDSIIGQGVYRLQTLEGEMIPRSWNVTHLKLFHI; translated from the exons ATGAAGCCAAACAAGTACTTCAAGAAATTCATGAAGGATattgtggcaaccataaaggaggaagaagcctggcaagcaag atgggctgaagaacttccactAGTACTATGGGGAGACAGGACAACCCCAAAGACGTCAACAGGCCATACACCCTATTCTCTGGTATATGGTGGTGAAGAAGTCATCCCTGCAGAAGTGCACATACCAACCTCAAGATACAGCCTAAACAACGTTGAGACAAATGCCAacctgatgcaagataacttaGCCCTGACAGAAGAACTTAGAGACTCCGCTAGAATCAGGATGACCTCATATCAACAAACAACAGCtagaagttacaacaagaatgtcagAATCAGAGTTTTCAAGGAAGGAGATCTTGTTCTACGAAAAGTAtttccaaacaaaaaagaaaaatcagcaggcaaattAGCCCCTGCATGGGAAGGACCATATTTAATAGACTCCATCATCGGACAGGGAGTATACAGGCTACAAaccttagaaggagaaatgatcccaaggtcTTGGAATGTAACTCACTTGAAACTATTTCATATTTAG